A segment of the Streptomyces pactum genome:
CTACAAGGACGGCTCCGCCCAGGCCCTCGCCGAGCAGACACTCGCCCTCGCCGCGCACCTGGACCCCGAGGCCACGGTCCACGTCACGTTCTTCTCCACGGAAGTGGACGGCACCGGCGAGCTGACCCTCACCGACCACGAGAACAAGATCGACGAACTGCACGGCGCCCTCGGCCGCATGGGCCGCACCAGCTACCACGCCGCCGTGGAGGCGGTCCTCGCCCACCACGTCGAGGAAGCCCCCGGCACCCCCGCCCTGGTGGTCTTCCAGACCGACGGCGCCCCCGACGCCAAGACCCCCGCCACCCAGTCCCTCACCGACGCGGCGGCGAACCACCCGAACGTCCACTTCTCGTTCGTCGCCTTCGGTGACCCGGAGAACAAGGCCTTCGACTACCTCCGCAAGCTCAAGACGCCCAACGCGTCCCACTTCCTCGCCGGCGAGACCCCCAGGGAACTCACCGACAAGGAGCTCTACGAGGGCGTACTGGCCACCTGGCGCCCGTAGCGGCCCAGAAGACCGGACAGGGACGACGGGAAGCACCGGGAGGACGGGGAGCACGGGGAGCACGGGGAGGACACCCCCTGTCCTCCCCGTCCGCTCTCCTCCGCCCCGTGTCCACCCCGTGTCCGCCCCCCGAAACGCGTGTGAGTCGATCTCCATCCGACCAGTAGGATTTCGACCATGGCGGCCACTGGAAACGAGAAGCAGGGAGCGAAGGCGTTCTACGTCTCGACCCCCATCTACTACGTCAACGACGCTCCTCACCTGGGCCACGCCTATACGACCGTCGCAGGCGACGTGCTCACCCGCTGGCACCGCCAGCGCGGCGAGAAGGTGTGGTACCTCACCGGCACGGACGAGCACGGTCAGAAGATCATGCGCACGGCCGAGGCGAACGGGGTCACCCCGCAGGCCTGGGCCGACAAGCTCGTCACCGAGGCCTGGAAGCCCCTGTGGGAGCACCTCGACATCGCGAACGACGACTTCATCCGCACCACGCAGAAGCGGCACACCGACCGCGTCCAGGAGTTCGTGCAGGACCTGTACGACAAGGACGAGATCTACAAGGGCGGCTACGAGGGCCCGTACTGCGTGGGCTGCGAGGAGTACAAGCTCCCCGGTGAGCTGCTCGACGGCGAGGGCGAGTACGCGGGCCAGAAGCTGTGCCCGATCCACAAGAAGCCGGTGGAACTCCTCAGCGAGGAGAACTACTTCTTCAAGCTGAGCGAGTACAGCGAGAAGCTGCTCGCCCACTACGAGGCCAACCCGGGCTTCATCCAGCCCGAGTCCGCGCGCAACGAGGTCGTGAACTTCGTCCGCCAGGGCCTCCAGGACCTCTCCATCTCCCGCTCGACCTTCGACTGGGGCGTGCCGGTCCCCTGGGACGACAAGCACGTCATCTACGTGTGGATCGACGCCCTGCTGAACTACGCCACGGCGGTCGGCTACAACGAGAATCCGGAGAAGTTCGAGGCCACCTTCCCGGCCGACGTCCACCTGGTCGGCAAGGACATCCTCCGCTTCCACGCGATCATCTGGCCGGCGATGCTGATGGCGCAGGGCCTGCCCCTGCCCGGGAAGATCGCCGCGAACGGCTGGCTGATGGTCGGCGGCGAGAAGATGAGCAAGTCCAACCTGACCGGCATCAAGCCGCAGGATCTCACCTCGCACTTCGGCGTGGACGCGTACCGCTGGTACTTCCTGCGCGCGATCGCGTTCGGCCAGGACGGCTCGTTCTCCTGGGAGGACTTCTCCGCCCGCTACACCAGCGAACTGGCCAACGACTACGGCAACCTCGCCTCGCGCGTGGCCGCCATGGTCGGCAAGTACTTCGGCGGCGCGCTGCCGGAGGCGACGGCCGACGGAGACGCCGAGAAGGCGATCCACGACGGCCTGGCCAAGGCGGTCGCGGAGGCGGACCGGAAGATCGGCGACGAGCTGGACTTCCAGGGCGGCATCCTGGCGGTCTTCGACTTCGTCAAGCAGGTCAACGGCTACATCACCGAGCAGGAGCCCTGGAAGGTCGCCAAGGACGATTCGCCGGAGGGCAAGGCCCGCCTGGCGACGATCCTCTACACGGCCGCGGAGTCCCTCCGCGCGGTGGCGGTCCTCCTGAACCCGATCATGCCGGACACCTCCCAGAAGCTCTGGGACTCGCTCGGCGCCGAGGCGTCCCTCGGCGGCCTCGCGGACCAGCGGGTCCAGGACGCGGCGGACTGGGGCCGGCTGCCCGCCGGCGCGACGGTCACCAAGGGCGCCGTGCTCTTCCCCCGTCTCGAGGAGAAGCCGGCCGCGTAACGCGCTCGCTACAGCAGGAGGCCTGGGAGGGGCAGACCTTCTCCCGGGCCTCCCGCATTTGCGAGGATCGAGCACAGAGCCAGCTCACATGGGGGGAAAATCCATGGCACTGTTCGGCAACGCGCACAGCATCGACCCGGCCCAGGCGCAGCAGGAGTACGCGCGCCTCCTCGGCCACGGCGAGCAGATCCACGCCGCGTACCTGCTGATCCGCGACACCATCCTGTTCACCGACCGGCGGCTGATCCTGGTCGACAAGCAGGGCATCACCGGCAAGAAGACGGAGTACCACTCGATCCCGTACCGCAGCATCACGCACTTCGCGGTCGAGACGGCCGGACACTTCGACCTCGACGCGGAGCTGAAGATCTGGCTCTCCGGCTCGCAGGCCCCCATCCAGAAGACCTTCACC
Coding sequences within it:
- a CDS encoding PH domain-containing protein, giving the protein MALFGNAHSIDPAQAQQEYARLLGHGEQIHAAYLLIRDTILFTDRRLILVDKQGITGKKTEYHSIPYRSITHFAVETAGHFDLDAELKIWLSGSQAPIQKTFTKGVDIYEVQAILTQFVAR
- the metG gene encoding methionine--tRNA ligase — its product is MAATGNEKQGAKAFYVSTPIYYVNDAPHLGHAYTTVAGDVLTRWHRQRGEKVWYLTGTDEHGQKIMRTAEANGVTPQAWADKLVTEAWKPLWEHLDIANDDFIRTTQKRHTDRVQEFVQDLYDKDEIYKGGYEGPYCVGCEEYKLPGELLDGEGEYAGQKLCPIHKKPVELLSEENYFFKLSEYSEKLLAHYEANPGFIQPESARNEVVNFVRQGLQDLSISRSTFDWGVPVPWDDKHVIYVWIDALLNYATAVGYNENPEKFEATFPADVHLVGKDILRFHAIIWPAMLMAQGLPLPGKIAANGWLMVGGEKMSKSNLTGIKPQDLTSHFGVDAYRWYFLRAIAFGQDGSFSWEDFSARYTSELANDYGNLASRVAAMVGKYFGGALPEATADGDAEKAIHDGLAKAVAEADRKIGDELDFQGGILAVFDFVKQVNGYITEQEPWKVAKDDSPEGKARLATILYTAAESLRAVAVLLNPIMPDTSQKLWDSLGAEASLGGLADQRVQDAADWGRLPAGATVTKGAVLFPRLEEKPAA